The Candidatus Bathyarchaeia archaeon genome includes the window CTACCAGGAGGCGTATATGGAGTTGAACGCCAGCGACGCCAGAGGGATCGACGTCATCAGGACTACGGTGAAAGAGTTCGCTCGAATCGCCCCTTTGAGCGAGCTTCCCTTCAAGATCCTAGTCTTGGACGAAGCGGATAACCTGACGGCTGACGCGCAACACGCTATGAGAAGAACGATGGAACGGTTTACGGAAACCTGCCGGTTCATATTGTGTTGCAACTATTCAAGCCGGATCATCGAGCCCATACAGTCCCGATGCGCCATTTTCAGGTTTACCCCCCTACCCGACGAAGAGGTTAAGGCCTACCTTTCAGACATATCTTCAAAGGAGAAAGTACCCTTGAGCGAGGATGGTTTGAAAGCCATCTTAGAAGTTTCTAGGGGGGACTTGAGGAAGGCTGTTAACGTCCTTCAAGCGGCGGCCTCGGCGGGTAGGAAGGTTACAGAGGACCTCGTATACTTGGTGTTGGGCTCGGCTAAGCCTGGCGAGGTTGAAGCCCTCGTAAAGCTTTCCGCTCAGGGGAAGCTGGACGAAGCGAGGAGGATGTTGAGGAAAATGCTGTATGAGGAAGGTGTTTCAGGGGAGGAGGTGATCAGGCTTCTCCACGGCCAGATCTTCAACCTAAACATCCCCGAGGAGGCTAAGGTTCGGTTGATAGACTACGCTGGGGAGATAGAGTATCGGCTTACCCAGGGAGCCGATGAGGAGGTTCAGTTAACCTCCCTTTTGGCGAAACTGTTCTTAGAGCACTCTAATCGAGGCTAGGCTGAGGCGGTTTATTTGCCGGAGCCCTGGACGGTGAAGTATCGGCCTAAACGTTTAGAGGACATCGTGGGGAACAGGAAGGCTAGGGAGGAGTTCCTGAATTGGCTTCAAACCCGTCTAAAAAATAAGGGTGGGAGGAAGGCGGCGTTACTGTACGGGCCTGCTGGAACAGGTAAAACCGTCACGGTTGAAGCCGCCGCGAGAAGCCTTAACCTCGACTTGGTGGAGATCAACGCCAGCGATAAGAGGACATCCCAGGTGATCGAGAGGATCGCCGGCTTAGCGACGACTCAGTCAACCCTCTATGGGTTGAAGCGTCTCCTCCTCCTCGACGAGGTTGACGGCGTAAACCTCCAAGAGGACAGGGGCGCGGTGCCATCCATCCTGAAGGTCATCGAGGACTCCGCTTACCCTGTGGTGATGACCGCCAACGACCCTTGGGATCCGAAGATTAGGCCGTTGAGGGAGGTCTCCCTTTTAGTTAGGTTTAGAAGGTTGTCCGCGAGGGAGTGCGTACCCTTTCTAAGGAGGATATGCCAATTAGAGGGCGTAAAAGCCGAGGAGGAGGCGTTGAGGCTTATCGCGGAAAGGAATCAAGGCGATATGAGGTCCATCGTTAACGACCTCGAAACGCTGTGCGTTGGAAGAAAGGTGTTAAGGATGGAGGATGTGGCCTGGCTGGCTTGGAGGGACCGGTTGAAAGGGGTTTTCGAAGCCCTTCAACAGCTGTTTCACAGCAGGGATGTGGAGTCGGCTAGAAGCCTAGTCGACGAGGTGGATGTGGACTATGAAACCTTTTTCGAATGGATATATGAGAATGCGCTGCACCAGCTTAAGGATCCTGGGGATGTGGCTGAGGCCATGGACCGGCTGGCTAGGGCCCAGCTGTTAATGGCCCGCATGAAGAGTCGGCAGCTGTGGAGCCTCCTACCCTACGCGTTGGAGTTGATGACAGCCGGCGTCGCCTTAGCGAGGAAGGGTGGAGGAGGCTACACGCAGCTGAAATTCCCTGAGCGCCTCAAATATCTTTCAGCGACGAGGAAGGCTCGAACCCTCTTAAATGAGGCCTCTAGGGCTGTTGGGAGGATCGCCCACGTTTCCTCAGCCAAGGCTGCGAGGGAATACATTCCATACTTGAGGTTCATCCTCAAGGCCAACCGTGAAGAAGGGTTGAGGATCGCGGAGGAGGCTGGGTTAACCGAGGAAGTCTTGGAAGGGTTGACGCGTTAACCCCTCCAATACGGCTCCCTCAACTCCACAGCCTTCAAAAACAATTCCTTCAACTCCTCATCGCTGGCCCCGCGCCTCAAAGGGGTTAAAACATCCACAAGATTGTCGTTTCTCATCAAACAGGGCTTCAACTTCCCATCGCATGTAACCCTCAACCTGGTGCAGTGAGCGCAGAACTCCGTATTCTCTATGGGCTTAACGATTTCCACGTCAACGCCGCGTAGAGAGTATACCTTCCTGTTCTGCATCCACTTCCTGACCCTCATAGACTCGGCTGAGGCTTTCAAAGCCTCCTCAAACCCTTCGAGGGGTACATGAAACCTCTCGAACACCTCTGGGGCGAGGCCAACGGGCTCCAGCTCTATAAGCTGGAGGACGGCCCCCGCCTTCTCAGCGAAATTCACAGCGGCCCACATCTCACCATCGTTTAAACCCTTCATCAACACCATGTTCAGCTTCACCGGCGTAAGCCCCGCTTCCACAGCGTTTCTCACCCCATTCAACGCATCCTCCAAGCTTCCACCTGTCATCTTCATGTATGTATCCGGGTTCAGGGATGGAAGGTTGATGTTCACCCGGTTCAAACCAGCCTTTTTCAGCCTCTCAGACCTTTCAGCGGACAGCAGCCTACCGTTGGAAACCATGGAAAGTTCCTTTAAGGCTTTGAGGCCCTTTAACCCCGAGACTATTTCCTCTAAGTCGGGTCGAAGCAGCGGTTCCCCCCCGGTTATTTTCACGTTTTCAACGCCCAGCTCACAGGATATTTGAACGATTCTCTTCACCTCATCAGGGGTCATCAAGGATTGAGCGAGAAACTGTCCCTCCCTATGGCAGTAGAAGCATTCAAGGTTGCAGGATTCGGTTACTGAAACCCTTAGGTTCATTAAAGGCCTACCGTACCTGTCCAGGACCATTTTCACCCCTCCCTCGCGTGCTTCACGATATGCGCCATCTCTGGGATGATTAGCCTTTTAACAGCCAGC containing:
- a CDS encoding replication factor C small subunit, whose translation is MAYALWTEKYRPKTLSEIRDQSSIVNRLMGFVKARSMPHCLFAGPPGTGKTTASICLARDLFGERYQEAYMELNASDARGIDVIRTTVKEFARIAPLSELPFKILVLDEADNLTADAQHAMRRTMERFTETCRFILCCNYSSRIIEPIQSRCAIFRFTPLPDEEVKAYLSDISSKEKVPLSEDGLKAILEVSRGDLRKAVNVLQAAASAGRKVTEDLVYLVLGSAKPGEVEALVKLSAQGKLDEARRMLRKMLYEEGVSGEEVIRLLHGQIFNLNIPEEAKVRLIDYAGEIEYRLTQGADEEVQLTSLLAKLFLEHSNRG
- a CDS encoding replication factor C large subunit, with product MPEPWTVKYRPKRLEDIVGNRKAREEFLNWLQTRLKNKGGRKAALLYGPAGTGKTVTVEAAARSLNLDLVEINASDKRTSQVIERIAGLATTQSTLYGLKRLLLLDEVDGVNLQEDRGAVPSILKVIEDSAYPVVMTANDPWDPKIRPLREVSLLVRFRRLSARECVPFLRRICQLEGVKAEEEALRLIAERNQGDMRSIVNDLETLCVGRKVLRMEDVAWLAWRDRLKGVFEALQQLFHSRDVESARSLVDEVDVDYETFFEWIYENALHQLKDPGDVAEAMDRLARAQLLMARMKSRQLWSLLPYALELMTAGVALARKGGGGYTQLKFPERLKYLSATRKARTLLNEASRAVGRIAHVSSAKAAREYIPYLRFILKANREEGLRIAEEAGLTEEVLEGLTR
- the moaA gene encoding GTP 3',8-cyclase MoaA; this translates as MVLDRYGRPLMNLRVSVTESCNLECFYCHREGQFLAQSLMTPDEVKRIVQISCELGVENVKITGGEPLLRPDLEEIVSGLKGLKALKELSMVSNGRLLSAERSERLKKAGLNRVNINLPSLNPDTYMKMTGGSLEDALNGVRNAVEAGLTPVKLNMVLMKGLNDGEMWAAVNFAEKAGAVLQLIELEPVGLAPEVFERFHVPLEGFEEALKASAESMRVRKWMQNRKVYSLRGVDVEIVKPIENTEFCAHCTRLRVTCDGKLKPCLMRNDNLVDVLTPLRRGASDEELKELFLKAVELREPYWRG